One Gossypium raimondii isolate GPD5lz chromosome 3, ASM2569854v1, whole genome shotgun sequence genomic window carries:
- the LOC105795587 gene encoding uncharacterized protein LOC105795587 isoform X2: MLGEETQEEGDKEESNNYGHQHPLLLMLNQEQQINYGSGVADCSRCGEEVSAPCFCCAEHCGFYLHKVCAEAPLELNHPFHHDHPLLLMQNAPYSSGGYYACDFCDKEDNKFVYHCSCGLDFHIKCALFTFNIAEKNLKELEHVPLQDPLVSTENGDELEDVSKCFGCREPLAKYTHFSPDYGFNLHEKCATLPFKLNHMLHREHPLVLQFNIEWLSCKICLVTRRRGFVYGCSPCKIAIHIECASPSPIIEDKSHLHPFTLFPRRLPFICDACGVEGNYAAYICCTCNIIVHKECISLPCIIISKWHDHRIYHKYFLPLDFRNSDCDICHGEVNPELGCYCCSHCNITFHARCVTEDKYSYSVPSREDEEEISNESSITVLEWNDAKEATKIKHFKHMHNLMLSASVGGYENSCDGLNVRVGHVSDV, translated from the exons ATGCTTGGGGAAGAGACACAAGAGGAAGGAGATAAGGAGGAGTCAAACAATTATGGACACCAACATCCCCTGCTTCTTATGTTGAATCAAGAGCAGCAGATCAACTATGGCAGTGGGGTAGCTGACTGCTCGAGGTGCGGGGAGGAGGTGTCTGCTCCATGTTTTTGCTGTGCGGAGCACTGCGGGTTTTACCTTCACAAGGTATGTGCCGAGGCACCTTTGGAGCTTAATCATCCTTTTCATCACGATCATCCTCTTCTTCTTATGCAAAATGCACCTTATTCATCTGGTGGATACTACGCTTGTGATTTTTGTGATAAAGAGGATAATAAGTTTGTTTATCACTGCTCTTGCGGATTGGACTTTCATATTAAATGTGctttgtttacatttaatattgcTGAAAAGAATTTGAAAGAGCTTGAGCATGTTCCCCTTCAAGATCCATTGGTTTCCACTGAAAATGGTGATGAACTTGAAGATGTTAGCAAGTGCTTTGGATGTAGGGAACCATTAGCAAAGTATACACACTTTTCTCCTGACTATGGGTTTAATTTACATGAGAAATGCGCTACGCTTCCTTTCAAATTGAATCATATGTTGCATCGCGAGCATCCTcttgttctacaatttaataTCGAATGGCTCTCTTGCAAGATATGCCTAGTAACAAGGCGAAGAGGATTCGTTTATGGTTGTTCTCCTTGTAAGATTGCTATCCACATTGAATGTGCATCACCATCACCCATTATTGAAGATAAAAGCCATCTGCATCCATTCACTCTGTTTCCAAGACGACTACCCTTCATTTGTGATGCATGCGGTGTCGAAGGAAATTACGCTGCCTACATTTGTTGTACATGCAACATTATAGTCCATAAAGAGTGCATTTCATTGCCATGTATCATCATTAGCAAGTGGCATGATCATCGCATTTATCACAAATACTTTCTTCCACTAGATTTTAGAAATTCAGACTGCGATATTTGTCATGGTGAGGTCAATCCAGAGCTCGGCTGTTATTGTTGTTCACATTGTAATATTACATTCCATGCCCGTTGTGTGACAGAggataaatattcatattctGTACCTTCACGCGAAGATGAAGAGGAGATATCCAATGAAAGTTCCATCACCGTTTTGGAGTGGAATGATGCCAAAGAagctacaaaaataaaacacttCAAGCATATGCACAATCTAATGCTAAGTGCTTCCGTTGGAGGGTATGAAAACAGTTGTGATGGGT TGAATGTGAGAGTAGGACATGTCTCAGATGTGTGA
- the LOC105795587 gene encoding uncharacterized protein LOC105795587 isoform X1, producing MLGEETQEEGDKEESNNYGHQHPLLLMLNQEQQINYGSGVADCSRCGEEVSAPCFCCAEHCGFYLHKVCAEAPLELNHPFHHDHPLLLMQNAPYSSGGYYACDFCDKEDNKFVYHCSCGLDFHIKCALFTFNIAEKNLKELEHVPLQDPLVSTENGDELEDVSKCFGCREPLAKYTHFSPDYGFNLHEKCATLPFKLNHMLHREHPLVLQFNIEWLSCKICLVTRRRGFVYGCSPCKIAIHIECASPSPIIEDKSHLHPFTLFPRRLPFICDACGVEGNYAAYICCTCNIIVHKECISLPCIIISKWHDHRIYHKYFLPLDFRNSDCDICHGEVNPELGCYCCSHCNITFHARCVTEDKYSYSVPSREDEEEISNESSITVLEWNDAKEATKIKHFKHMHNLMLSASVGGECESRTCLRCVIALTPGARTCLKHEHPLRFYRQYEGKCNACSRYSWRAFCCKDCNFVLHLGCFSLPIMAQHKCDEHLLSLTDHDDNNYSESHYCDICEKSRDSNSWFYHCAICDTSAHVGCVLGKYPFLKLKSIYEEKDHPHPLTIVKKEYYYPDCDKCGKPCEDLALECSKSECKYIVHWNCAAPNFLQCVIYWPM from the exons ATGCTTGGGGAAGAGACACAAGAGGAAGGAGATAAGGAGGAGTCAAACAATTATGGACACCAACATCCCCTGCTTCTTATGTTGAATCAAGAGCAGCAGATCAACTATGGCAGTGGGGTAGCTGACTGCTCGAGGTGCGGGGAGGAGGTGTCTGCTCCATGTTTTTGCTGTGCGGAGCACTGCGGGTTTTACCTTCACAAGGTATGTGCCGAGGCACCTTTGGAGCTTAATCATCCTTTTCATCACGATCATCCTCTTCTTCTTATGCAAAATGCACCTTATTCATCTGGTGGATACTACGCTTGTGATTTTTGTGATAAAGAGGATAATAAGTTTGTTTATCACTGCTCTTGCGGATTGGACTTTCATATTAAATGTGctttgtttacatttaatattgcTGAAAAGAATTTGAAAGAGCTTGAGCATGTTCCCCTTCAAGATCCATTGGTTTCCACTGAAAATGGTGATGAACTTGAAGATGTTAGCAAGTGCTTTGGATGTAGGGAACCATTAGCAAAGTATACACACTTTTCTCCTGACTATGGGTTTAATTTACATGAGAAATGCGCTACGCTTCCTTTCAAATTGAATCATATGTTGCATCGCGAGCATCCTcttgttctacaatttaataTCGAATGGCTCTCTTGCAAGATATGCCTAGTAACAAGGCGAAGAGGATTCGTTTATGGTTGTTCTCCTTGTAAGATTGCTATCCACATTGAATGTGCATCACCATCACCCATTATTGAAGATAAAAGCCATCTGCATCCATTCACTCTGTTTCCAAGACGACTACCCTTCATTTGTGATGCATGCGGTGTCGAAGGAAATTACGCTGCCTACATTTGTTGTACATGCAACATTATAGTCCATAAAGAGTGCATTTCATTGCCATGTATCATCATTAGCAAGTGGCATGATCATCGCATTTATCACAAATACTTTCTTCCACTAGATTTTAGAAATTCAGACTGCGATATTTGTCATGGTGAGGTCAATCCAGAGCTCGGCTGTTATTGTTGTTCACATTGTAATATTACATTCCATGCCCGTTGTGTGACAGAggataaatattcatattctGTACCTTCACGCGAAGATGAAGAGGAGATATCCAATGAAAGTTCCATCACCGTTTTGGAGTGGAATGATGCCAAAGAagctacaaaaataaaacacttCAAGCATATGCACAATCTAATGCTAAGTGCTTCCGTTGGAGG TGAATGTGAGAGTAGGACATGTCTCAGATGTGTGATTGCTCTTACTCCTGGTGCTCGAACATGTTTGAAACATGAACACCCCCTCCGTTTCTACAGACAGTACGAAGGGAAGTGCAATGCTTGTAGTCGTTATTCATGGCGGGCATTTTGTTGTAAGGATTGCAATTTTGTGCTACATCTTGGATGTTTTTCACTTCCAATTATGGCTCAACACAAATGTGATGAGCATCTTCTTTCACTCACTGATCATGATGATAACAATTATTCAGAAAGTCATTATTGCGATATCTGTGAAAAAAGTCGAGATTCAAATAGTTGGTTTTATCATTGTGCAATATGCGATACTTCTGCTCATGTTGGTTGTGTTCTTGGAAAATATCCATTTCTCAAACTCAAGAGCATctatgaagaaaaagatcatCCACACCCACTCACCATTGTGAAGAAAGAGTATTACTATCCTGATTGTGATAAATGCGGCAAGCCTTGTGAAGATTTGGCTCTTGAATGCTCAAAGTCAGAGTGCAAATATATTGTCCACTGGAATTGTGCAGCACCTAATTTTCTACAGTGTGTGATCTATTGGCCCATGTAG